From Platichthys flesus chromosome 7, fPlaFle2.1, whole genome shotgun sequence:
agggagggggcacCGAGCTCCACTTCCAGTTTCATTAACCTCCTCAGTGCCGGGCCTGCAGCGAGGCGGAGGTTCAGCAGATTCATTCATGCAGTTTGCTCCTCCATCAATTAAGATTAGAGACCAAAGGGGACAGGGCCTGGACTCAGGTTattgaattgttttgtttgttttttgtctgttttaaaatcttaaatcttGTAAGTCTTgctgacaaaacacaaacaaacaaacaaacatgagggAAAACAACCTTCTTGGCAGAGGATATAGTGTCAGCTCCTGTCACAAAAAGCCTCTTGAACAGACAACTGTGCTATTTAGCACAGGTGGTAAACTAATAAGGGTTGACTTCCTCCTAGCTCATAGTCCAGGATCAGGTATTTATAAGGTGGATTTAAGTAATGAACTGAACGTGGAATATTTCCTTCTGAACATTTATATAATTGGTTTATGTCAGTCCATTATTGTTTTGGCTAGTTGTTAATACGATAAATGTATGATGATGCATACAGTCTCTTGAAAAGTGTGACTGACAACAATATTATCAGATTGACTgattaaaaaacttaaaaagaagTCCAGCCGCTATGCACCAGGAAAACAAGACATACTTTAGGTCTTTACCACACTTATTTAAACATTCAGACATATTTGCATAAATCTCTTCCAAGTCAAATCTAACCACAAAAAATATGACAATCTTTAAGGGCCTCTAGTctattcaaatatatttgacAATCTGTTTTACACAATGACAGATATCACACTGTTTGCTCAATACCTCCCCATACAAACAGAGACAAGCCACTCAGTTATATATCAACCATTattgatgacatttttaggCCTACTTCCTCTTAAAAGGGCAGGAGTGACTGTAAGTGGATGGTAAATTACCCACCTACTCGCCGTCACTCCTTTCGAGCCCTTTGGACAGAACCATCCCTCGAGGACCAGGTCAGGTGACACAGAAAGTCCCCCGTCATGCATGTAGTCAACAAACTACATATGTGTGAAGAAATCTACCGAAGATCGTAAAAAAAGGCTCCACCTGGCTTCACTTCCTCTGTCTCAGCCTGCTACAATGAAGACTTGACTATTGTACAATAACGACAAAACCAGTTCGGACACTGGCCATTGCTGTATTGTTCCTTGTAGGTGAGGCGGCCTGGTTGCTCCGGACTCTGGGGAGGTTTTCTTCCTCCTAAGCTTTTGTCTGGTTCCTCTGTTTTACTACACAAGCACataacctcacacacacacacacacacagagggaaagataGACACAGTGAATACGCCTTGGTTACATCTGGTAACCCGGACTGAACCCCTATCTCTCCCAGCCTGTTATCAAATTAAGTGAGATGTCGGCAGCCTCAAAGGAAAAATGTTACAGTAAGAGAGAGAtgaacatgttcagaacattaGCAGCCTCCAAAAGACATAACATCtcattataatacaaatattataatGGTAAAGCGTTGTTAGCTATTCCAAAATCCAAAAGGAGAGATAGCCTTTGCCGTGAGTTTTAAAGCATGTTGTTACCTGAACATGTTTTATACAGTGTGATAGCTTTAAGTGTTGCGGTAGCAAATCAGTTTAGgctataaatatatttagtaTGGTTTCCTCATTAAATATTATATACTGTGTATCTGTTCCAACAAATATAACCATACATAACTCTAATAACAGATTTTCCTCTAGCCGTCCAATTGGCAAGCTAATTCACTTCCACTGACATTAATTTCTTCATCTCGCTGTTATGGATGTGACGTGGGCGCATAATTTCATTTACCCATCAAACATTTCTACTAATAAGTAGCTCGGTTAATTCCCAGTTGGAAAGTTGCCTGACACGCCTGCTTCGCGTAATCATACCTCTGATATCCCAGAGTGCATCACATAATGAATTGCGTGTTTTATCTGACCTGACCGTGGGTGGATTACAAGAATGTGAGTAAGTGAGAGAGGGACGCTTGCCCCGAGGGCAGCTGTCTCACTCGGTGCTGTGTCATCCTTCACTTGCCATGATAATTGAGTCACTGTGAGTAAGAGGAGGAAGTTGCACCATAACTGTTGGTTGTCACCAGAATACTCTCGAAGAATCAGCCAAGTATACAGAGTCAATATTAGCACAAAGGTAATGGCTGAGTTTTTATGAATCTCTTTTATGTTTGATCAGACGCATTTTCCACTTGCTTTGACTTGTCTAATAGAGTCCAACTGGAATGCAGTGGAAGCACAAACATTTCCCATATGTAATCATTTAATTACCAGACTGAATTATCATCCGTCATTCATAAATCTTCAACGTCTCTACTGCTTCCTCTTTTCACCACTGTCACAGCTCCTCTCAGTCATACAAGGTAGAGGTTGAGACCAAAAAGCTTCCTCCTCAATGTACCCACAAGTTGTTATATGTCTATCGTAAAAGTTGctatggttgtttgtttgtttgtttgttttaatatagTTGTGATTGTCAATGTGCTTGGAGACCCCTTCCTATTAAAATGTCCAGGACAAATGAAGCATCAGCGTTTAGTCAGGTCCCAAATTCACTCTCCTTTGAACTCTGATTtggcctccaccagctccacaaGTGTCTTTAATTGATAGATGTTTGACTTAAGTTGCAGCTAGTTATTCACGTTATCATTTGGTACTGGTCATGTCTAACTCGCATGTGGCACCTCAGAGAACTACACCCACTAGCAACTGCACCAATTATACTCACCATCAACTAAGCAGCctccaaaaaacacaacatcttattataatacaaatattataatGGTAACGCGTTGCTAGCTATTCCAAAATCCAAAAGGAGATAAGACCTTTACCGTGAGCTGTAAAACAATGAGCTAAATGAGGCTAAAATCCTGCCTCCAGCTGTGCAGGGGCTGACATCATTGAAACATACGTGAGATTATTGATAATTGGTTTGAATGTGATCATGGAACTGAAGATCCAGTGTGTAAAACTGAGGGGAAATTgatttattggcagaaattgaatataaatgaaTCCTCATGATGTTTTCACAAGCATTTTTTACCTAAATTGGACTCATCGTTGTTTTCTTAACCTGAGAATTagcccttttttttaaaatactttatttaaatagtccaaactggacaaattaaacacattttcagtttttatgacaactgaaggcttaCGCAGGTTCTTTTCCATGTTTGTAAGAGGAGGGTCagttgaggggtattcagccgcaacattcaacttcaccactagatgtctctaaattctacacactgaatcttCAAGTGGTTACACCTCCCTCCTGTAATATCTCCATTGCCACCAGATAGAGTTTTAGGctattgttttataaaaactattcttttcaaaatgatcttttcttacttgaatgttatctttatttcattaaaagtaACACTTTCATGTTGACATAATTgcatctttacaccttttagcCGGAAGGCTACCGTACAACTCTGGAGTCATCTTCATTTAGCAGTTCAGTTCAAATATTATTCCATGTTCACCACACAGTATAAAACATCAGACGAGGGCGATACATATGTTTAGACACAACAGTGTAAATGTGCAAGATGAAAAATGACTATCAAACATAGTATAATCTAAAATTTAAAATTCAGTTCAAgtcttttttttgtccattgTACTCAGTTACAATGACAAGGCATCACAGACAGCAGAATTGAATGAAACAACAACAGTTTACACTGATATTACACTTTTTAATTTTGTCTTGAAGTAAGCTACCTTGTATTATAcaaagtttttttaattctcatttCCCTCAGAAAACAGACTTTGTCAATATCAACTAGTCAACGAAAACAAACTACATAAACTACATAGAAAAATAATCCTTTATTCTgaatccttccttcattccGTGGGAGAATCTTCTCACCACCTGCTCACAGTGATTCTTGAAAAAGTCTTGCTTGGATCAGGAAACGTGTAAAAGCGTATCCTgtccctttttaaaaagtgcaatCTGTCCTCTAAAGGCTCATTtatagaaaagaagaaaacatccaTGTTCGGGGCCTAGATGGAAAACGATTGTCCATGATGAAGAGGATGTCTGGTGCTGCACTCTGATGACCTCACACGTTGGAGACCTCGATGCTGGTGTACCCGTGAATCGGACTTCCCTCGGATCTGGGCGGAGTCTGGTCTCGAATATCCCGGGGAAGAGAGCTGTAGCTGCCATGGCAACTCAAGTCCCGCCCATTGCGTCCTTTGGGGCTGAAGCCTGTTGGAGGCTGGAAATGAAACAAAGTAAGTTGTCTTCTGTCTGACGCCATGCAACTGCAATATATTCGAAATCTCATTAAAGTTGTATAAATGctgtgtcaaaggtcaaataatGCCTCAGCCTGATTCAGAAACCCAAAGTTGAttctgaagagaggaggattttttgTTTACCACCTTCACAGCCCTCCGTCTCAGCGAACCCTCGTCATCAGTGTGTCGACCGGCAGAGCTGTGTGGTCGGCCCAGAGAGTTCTGCCGATGTGGGGTCGGTGGCGTTCCTGGGCCTAAACGCTCATAGTCCTGTTTGGCATCTGTCCTGCAGGGAGCACAGGAGGGATCAGGGTGTTGGGGAGAGCTGCAAAGGACATCTGAAAGACACTTCAATGCACCTTTgttcaacattttaaagataaatacatCACCATATGCTGTCAGACAAGGTCTTGAGTGATACCTCTCTTTGCATAAACGCTTCAGTGAGTAGAACTATGGTGGAATCTGTTGTGGTCTGTTAAGTGGATGTCTCTCTCACCTGGCAGAGCCAATCAGGGCCTTCATCTCCTCGACCAGATGTCGACGCACCATGTGCTTGCTGTTGGCAATCCCCAGCGCTGTTGCCATGGCCTCAGTGTTGAACGTGGGGTCAAGCACCATGACGGCTCCATGAACTCCACTGTTCAGGAGACTTTCTGCAAACTCCTGCGCaggtggatggagagaggagcagtgagtgAACTAAATTCTTGGATGTAAAATCCACAGCAAATATTGagtgaaggaaaaaagagagatataGCCAGTTGAGCCGAAAAAATAACATATCGAGTGATGCGTTGATATCAGGATAAATTCTCCATTAAAACGCCCTGAGGATGTCAACAGGATGTCAGTCCACATGACGTGAATGTGGTTGTGCCTCATAAAGGAAATGTTTTCCAATGCTAATGTTGATGGGGAGTTATTCATACTGCAGCATCGCCACAGAGGCTGCAATTTAAAGGCATTGTAATCAACCAGTAGCAGCTTACAAGAACAATGACTAAGTCTTTCTATCACACTGTGGAGCTGGGGAGAGCCGAGCAAACGCAGCCTCCACTACTCTCAGTGCAACATGACAGAGATCTTATAATACACATGTTTCAAAGTAATTACACATTCAGTAATAAACTGTAAGAGAAACTTTGTATTTGAATTCATCAGCttcaatttttgttttaagGTATGAGTTTAAACAAGACAATATAAAGTTGATGTAGTGGTTAGGCCTGTCAGAGTGTCTCATGTGTTCAGTGTTTAAGGTGCATTTTTGATCTCTGGTCCCACCTTCATGTCAATGTCTCGGATCCACTTGATGACCCGATGAGACGTCCACACCAGTGGATCCACGTTCTGATGCTCACACTGGACCCGGCGAGCCTGAAGTGCCTGGAACCCATTTTAACAAACAGGATGTCCTCTTTGTTAACTGTAACCACATCCACTGCTGACTGCTGTCTGTGAACCTGACTTCTCAGAGTCCCTCTTACCTCCTTGTCAAAGTTGAGTAGGTGCAGCAGTTCGATGCCCAGCTGCAGACTGACCTGGTGGAACTTCTTAGTGATGTTGAGGTGACGTTCAAGGTCCCGGCGTGTGAGGGAGTTAAGCATGCGGCCGTCCACCAAGTGATTTTGAAAGGCCTGGGCGTACTGGGGCAAGCCTACGTCGCTTAACCAGGCCTTGGCCACCCAGTGGTGGTCCATGTCTGCAGCCTTGGACAGCCTGCAGGCAAACAGTGTCACAGTTGTTTCTCACTCAGCCCTACAGATAGTTTTAGCCACAGTAAACCCACAGAGTTTTCCCCCCAACACCTCAATGAGGTCAACATATTTGGCTTTGAGTGAAATGTCTGACCCATAATAGCCTCAGTGTAAAATAACCCCCTGTATGAAGCTGCTGTGGCTACTGCAGAACCACTGGTTATAACAAACAATTACATATGTTTTTCTTAGATTGATAGAAAcctgaagaaaataataaaaataaagaaataatactATCCATATAATGTAGCAGTTTAATCTTCCTCTATAACAGTTGCAATACCTTCAAATCTCTCTGAGAAGTTCCAAAGAAAATAGTTCTTATGGATTATGCAGTGTAACGAGGTCTCTCATTCAGGAAAAGCAcattactgttttatttatttaatgatttgAAGTTGTAGAACTGAAAATTCCAAAACCTGGtgacaatatttattatttgtaatttgaGTGAAATGGCCGCTTAATCTATTTAATGCTGCTGTTTCTAAATGCACTCTGGACAGATGATTATCTTATGGCTGCTTAACACAGAAAGGTTCGGTGACaggttgtttttaaaacagttaATGACACAATCACAGCTTTATTTCTACCCATTCGTTATTCTATAAAAGTCAACAGTAGGACTTCTGAGATTAATAAAATGATCACGCTGCACTCTGTAAATGCTGTTTCTATATCCCACCAACAGAGGGTGCTCTTGCATTACTACATATTGTACAGTTTATAGAAGAGTCTTCTGTGTCCCTTCCTCACCCTCTACCGTTCTCAGCATCTCTGTAGTCCTCGATGGCCAGGCGAAGTTTCCGGCGATGCATTAAACTGCTGACACCTAAACCCAGCTCCAGGTCCTCATCTGTCAGCCCCAGTAAGACCTGCAACATTTCAAGAGTTTGATATTACAGCAATTTTAAGGTGATTGAAAGACACAAGTTACCATGCCAGAGTATCGAAGCCAAATACAAATAGAGGTTTAAAGACGAATAACTGAAGCGATACAAAGTCAGGCATTCGACTGACATAGCCTGTAAAATGATGGTACAGGTACAGATGGTAAgcatatttttaaaaaaaagtgaaaacagtgcaagaataaaacttaaaggtccagtgtgtcagatttaggtgaaagggatctattggcagaaattgaatgtgaaataacactAGTGTTTTTCATCTTAATTATacagattgttttctttaccctataatgggccctttatatttaaatacttaatatttaaaCCAAGAGAAGGTCCTCTGGCGGCCACCATAGAGTGGCCGCCATGTTTTaaacagtagcccaaactggacaaaataaacacctatgccaactgaaggctaccacagttcctctttcatgtttggaaggggagggtaagctgaggggtattcagctgcaacatgcaacttcaccactagaggtccctatattctacacactgaacctttaaagaataaaacttacattaaaaaaaaaaaaaaaatgaaatcaacgTCTGGTTTTATCCAACCTTGCCACTCTTGATGTTTTCTGAGCAGGTGCGGATGTACATGGGCATCGCCATGACAACCTCTAGCCAGGCCTGCACAGTACCCGCCCTCCACTGAGACATGGGCGTGGTCCTGGCCAGCTCCACCTGCTGGAGGCGGTCCAGCTGGTCCTCTGACCCGTCTGAGAGGCTGTGGCGAGTGGGGCTGGACAGGCCATCTGAGTCTGGACGGGTGGGTTGTTGGGTTGGTGGGTGAGggaagggggtgggggagaCATGTGGATGATGTAGTTGAGGTGGTGAGTGTCGGAGGTGGGTGTAGTGAGTAATGAAAGAGCAACATGTTCAATAAAACATAGCGCAGTATAAATGAAAATCAGTTTAACATAAAATTAGCCCAGTGGGGGAGAAAGGAAAGTAGACGTAAGTGATTTCTGCAAAATAAATGGGCTTATAACAACATCCTACACTTTTGGCTGCACGACAACAAGCCAGGCGTTTGCCTGAGATGCTGTAAACACAAGTTGCAGCTTTTATAAGCAGCTCCACGCTTCAGAAGTCCGTTAAACCGGCAGCTGTTTGAGCTGCCGAGCTAACATGACTCATCTGTCTAAATTAGCCGGCAGCAGCGACTCAATGAAAATGCAAGCGCTGCTATTGAGAAAAACATCTTATACTTTGATACATTACGATCACATAAAATCTGCCTCACATAGTTGCAAATCAGACTAGATTCTagctttaaataataatgagtCATTTAAATACccttttaatttgtttcctgtaataatgaattgtttttgtgttatcattGGGTCGAATATGCATTTTTTCTAAGTATTTCAGTGAGGAATCAATCAAAGAAATCCTTAACCACACTTTGTTCATTTTACTCAGAAACATTTCTCTGTcttgaccagcagggggcaatcTAGCGCCAGTCCAGGCCTCAGCACCGGGTCGCCTACAAGTAACACGGTTTGTTCTCATTACTTTGAACATATCATTGTTCTGACTGCTTGTGACAAACATGTGTGGAGGTGTGACTTGTCAGCTTGATGTTCTAGGCTGTTGAAGAGGGAGAAAGCTGTCACTGCTCGACACTCAGTCTGTGAAGCATCGCAGAAAACTGAGAAACGACTGTAAACCACACATCCAGCACTACATGACGAGGAGAGCAGATAgatggtcacacacacaatcagcaaGACAAGTCCTTTTGTTTGATGACAAACTTAAATATACTCACTCCTCTAATACTTCTTGAAAACCACCACATCAGTACAGATACTAAACGGCTCTCGATGCAGTCTTACATGCATATAGCCATGTGCACTGTGGCTCACCCACGGACCGTTCATGGTCCAACACTGTAAAGGCTCCTGGGAAACTAATATACCATGGATCAGTGCATCCACCTCACAGTTCAGTCATAAAGCAGGGGCCACAGAATCCAGAAATCTTTCCTGTTTGACCCTTTACTCTCCAAAACATCCATTTCATGTCAGACAAAGATGTGAGACTGAAGGATGCTCTCTAGCTGAATTATCGCTTCTGGTTTTGAAGTCAATTTGTTTCCCGAAAAAACAGTGAGAATGTTTTCGGCAAGCTCACAGTACCATTATGTTTTTACTCAGAAAGTAAGAGAGTCACAACTGAATGATTgtgattttgtatttaaaaaacccCATCTGTAAGTCATTTCAAACTGGATGTTATTATGGGCCCTCCTAAGACTAAAGGATGGACTGAATGTGCACTTCTTAGTGCTCTTCTTAGTTCAAATCTTTTCAAGCTCAATCAATGTATTCTGAGATAAACTCCAGAGTGGATCTCCTATAAGATCCTTTTCTGTCATGCTTCTACAAAGAATTGACCGTCTAGTTGAAGTTGGACAGTTTGATAGTTAGGTCCCCCTGTGGGGCTGGCCATACTATGCCTTATTTAAAACTCATTAAAAGTGAGCCAGAAGGACATCACCTACAGCTATAtggtaattattattattattactttgaGATTGCTGGTTTAGTAAATTATGTTATTCTGTGAGTTTACGAAAACCACAGTCTATATATACTGTAGAGAAGGTAAGGAAAGAATAGCACTATGTCCACTACACATAGGATAAATAGACTGTTGcttaattgtgtttaatttgtctgttAACTGCTAAATTTAAATAGTTAAGATATTTGGTCAAATGATTTCACTATCTGAAGTGTATACTGAATTAATGTTAGTGCTTCATAGAAAGAGTTTAATATTAAACCCAAGAAATGTTTCATAGACTGTGACACGCCATTGTTTTTGGATGGTTTACATCAGATCCAGGTGAAACTTGAAGAAGTGCTTTATGATCCAGGGTCAGTTTGTGACGTCGTGTGAGAGTTAGAAGGCATCTTCAAACACAGCTTGCAACCCAACACAACCGATTTCAAAGCAATTGGAGCCGGTGCAGCTCGGCCTTACTCGGTCTGATTGATCACGTCATGGGTCACTCGACTGTGTTGAGAGTCCGGTGCAGGTCAGACAAGAGGGGTTGGTGttagaggtcaggggtcaaacCAAGGCAGAACATTATTGACACCGTGTGCTGACACATATGAGTTGTGTTCCAACAATTCCGACATGGCTTCCTTTCCCTCCTCCActatttttcttcttattgATTTCAATACAACAGAAGAGGAAATAAGTGCTTTCCAGTCGTGATGAGGAGTTGAAGGTGGGGTAGAGAGGAAAGGAGGCCATGTGGAGGCTTTCGGGATGCAGTCCTGTCACAGAGGGACTTGCAGGGTT
This genomic window contains:
- the LOC133956518 gene encoding kazrin-like isoform X1, with the translated sequence MLQVLLGLTDEDLELGLGVSSLMHRRKLRLAIEDYRDAENGRGLSKAADMDHHWVAKAWLSDVGLPQYAQAFQNHLVDGRMLNSLTRRDLERHLNITKKFHQVSLQLGIELLHLLNFDKEALQARRVQCEHQNVDPLVWTSHRVIKWIRDIDMKEFAESLLNSGVHGAVMVLDPTFNTEAMATALGIANSKHMVRRHLVEEMKALIGSARTDAKQDYERLGPGTPPTPHRQNSLGRPHSSAGRHTDDEGSLRRRAVKVPPTGFSPKGRNGRDLSCHGSYSSLPRDIRDQTPPRSEGSPIHGYTSIEVSNV
- the LOC133956518 gene encoding kazrin-A-like isoform X2 translates to MDHHWVAKAWLSDVGLPQYAQAFQNHLVDGRMLNSLTRRDLERHLNITKKFHQVSLQLGIELLHLLNFDKEALQARRVQCEHQNVDPLVWTSHRVIKWIRDIDMKEFAESLLNSGVHGAVMVLDPTFNTEAMATALGIANSKHMVRRHLVEEMKALIGSARTDAKQDYERLGPGTPPTPHRQNSLGRPHSSAGRHTDDEGSLRRRAVKVPPTGFSPKGRNGRDLSCHGSYSSLPRDIRDQTPPRSEGSPIHGYTSIEVSNV